Proteins co-encoded in one Desulfotignum phosphitoxidans DSM 13687 genomic window:
- a CDS encoding ABC-F family ATP-binding cassette domain-containing protein → MICANNIALAYGKQVLFKDVNIMFKPGNCYGLIGANGAGKSTFLKILAREIEPDAGDISVGPKERIAVLRQDHFAFDTHGVLDTVIMGHKKLYAVMAEREALYAKPDFSNEDGLRSGELEIEFEEMNGYDAESEAAVLLKNLGIAEPLHTRKMKELEGGEKVRVLLAQALFGNPDVLLLDEPTNNLDIHSIAWLEDFLYRFKNTVIVVSHDRHFMNQVCTHIADIDFNKIAVYAGNYDFWYQASQLNLKQKQADNKKITDRANELKTFIQRFSSNASKSKQATSRKKLLEKLTIEDMPVSSRNYPFIRFTPERPCGNIILEVEGLSKTIDGEKILDNVSFTVNKNDKIAFMGNNSLAKTTLFQIIAGEMKPDTGSYRWGTTISHSYFPKEHQGYFNQNLNLIEWLLQFAPPKEGESFARTFLGRMLFSGEEALKTTDVLSGGEKVRCMLSRMMLARSNVLILDEPTNHLDLESITALNNSLIDFPEVVLFTSHDHEFVNTLVNRVIELTPAGIIDRLMRFDEYVASTEVAKTRELMVKKAA, encoded by the coding sequence ATGATCTGTGCAAACAATATCGCCCTGGCTTATGGCAAACAGGTGCTGTTCAAAGATGTAAACATCATGTTCAAACCCGGAAACTGTTACGGGCTTATCGGGGCCAACGGGGCGGGAAAATCCACTTTTTTAAAAATTCTGGCCAGAGAGATTGAACCGGATGCCGGCGACATCAGTGTGGGCCCCAAAGAAAGAATTGCCGTGTTACGACAGGATCACTTTGCCTTTGACACCCACGGGGTGCTGGATACGGTCATCATGGGGCACAAAAAACTGTATGCAGTCATGGCTGAACGCGAAGCCTTGTATGCAAAGCCTGATTTTTCAAATGAAGACGGTCTGAGATCCGGGGAGCTGGAAATTGAATTTGAGGAAATGAACGGATATGATGCAGAGTCTGAAGCAGCGGTCCTGCTCAAAAATCTGGGTATTGCAGAACCTTTGCACACCAGAAAAATGAAAGAACTGGAAGGCGGTGAAAAAGTCCGGGTGCTCCTGGCCCAGGCCCTGTTCGGAAACCCGGATGTGCTGTTGCTCGATGAGCCCACCAACAATCTGGACATTCACTCCATCGCCTGGCTGGAAGACTTTTTGTACCGGTTTAAAAATACCGTCATTGTGGTATCCCATGACCGGCATTTCATGAATCAGGTCTGCACCCACATTGCCGATATTGATTTTAATAAAATTGCCGTGTATGCGGGCAATTATGATTTCTGGTACCAGGCCAGCCAGTTGAACCTGAAGCAAAAACAGGCTGACAACAAAAAGATCACGGACCGGGCCAATGAACTCAAGACCTTTATCCAGAGATTTTCTTCCAATGCCTCCAAGTCCAAACAGGCCACGTCCAGAAAAAAACTGCTGGAAAAACTGACCATTGAAGACATGCCCGTATCATCCAGAAATTATCCGTTTATCCGGTTTACCCCGGAACGGCCCTGCGGCAATATTATCCTTGAAGTGGAAGGGCTTTCAAAGACCATTGACGGGGAAAAGATTCTTGATAATGTCAGTTTTACCGTCAATAAAAACGACAAAATCGCTTTCATGGGAAATAACAGCCTGGCCAAAACCACCCTTTTCCAGATCATTGCAGGAGAAATGAAACCGGATACAGGCAGTTACCGGTGGGGAACCACCATCAGCCATTCCTATTTTCCCAAAGAGCACCAGGGGTATTTCAACCAAAACCTGAACCTGATTGAATGGCTGCTTCAGTTTGCCCCGCCCAAAGAGGGAGAAAGCTTTGCCCGCACGTTTTTGGGACGTATGCTCTTTTCAGGGGAGGAAGCCCTCAAAACCACGGATGTGCTTTCCGGCGGGGAAAAAGTGCGCTGCATGCTTTCCCGCATGATGCTTGCCCGATCCAATGTCCTGATCCTGGACGAGCCCACCAATCACCTGGATCTCGAATCCATCACGGCATTGAATAACAGCCTGATCGATTTTCCCGAGGTGGTGCTTTTCACCTCCCATGACCATGAATTTGTCAATACGCTCGTCAACCGGGTCATCGAGCTCACACCCGCCGGTATTATCGACCGGTTGATGCGCTTTGATGAGTATGTGGCGAGTACGGAAGTGGCAAAAACAAGAGAATTGATGGTAAAAAAAGCCGCCTGA
- a CDS encoding TIGR03768 family metallophosphoesterase encodes MTNDDFKSRENSKPCRVVSRRCFIKVTAGTVACVSLGPWMLGCKHGDSGVVNVPPYSIDSDVYTTLDRTIEPELTSKAILPEDLNLISEYDQNGYGVWTYGGPLVCEQRVDIMGDYSPPQSSHCATLLRFFSITDIHITDKESPSQLIYMQQLNSCGFEAGVTSVYSPVMMYTPHVLDAAIQTVNALHKKDPVDFGISLGDTCNSTQYNELRWYIDVLDGKVIQPSSGAHAGADDIDYQKPFKAAGLDPSIPWYQTIGNHDHFWLGSIPPDGRYGDDPKLRESCISDQVIAMSNTVCRANDIYSHKNPEETLYYMGVLDGTTPNGKIIKYGPVDNFSTPPEIVADPDRYSLTKTQWIEAFFNTSTKPVGHGFDRVPPGQEPGFACYSFIPKAEIPIKVIVLDNTQREDDQSTAIHGHGFLDKARWQWLKEELADGDDQDQLMIIAAHIPIGVQKAGTFMEWLDNSANPDAPQNAVDLPELLEELHRHPNLLMWVAGHRHVNAVKAFESPDPVHAPENGFWQVETSSLRDFPQQLRMFDIKLNSDYTISIFTTNVDPAAKPGTPAWTSRKYAVAAQQIVNTGVIYQADHQSNYRVDPATQTEVRVDGRVVMDPGIRPMPTGSYNAELLKQLSPAMTAKMQMLFPTI; translated from the coding sequence ATGACAAACGATGATTTCAAAAGCAGGGAAAATTCAAAGCCGTGCCGTGTTGTATCGCGCCGTTGCTTTATAAAAGTTACCGCCGGCACCGTTGCATGTGTTTCTTTGGGTCCATGGATGCTTGGATGCAAACACGGTGACAGCGGGGTTGTAAATGTCCCGCCTTATTCGATTGATTCCGATGTTTATACGACGCTTGATAGAACCATTGAGCCCGAATTAACATCAAAGGCTATTTTACCGGAAGATCTCAACCTTATTTCAGAATACGATCAAAATGGATATGGTGTCTGGACGTATGGCGGACCGCTGGTTTGTGAACAGCGCGTCGATATCATGGGGGACTATTCCCCTCCGCAAAGCAGTCATTGTGCCACATTGTTAAGATTTTTCAGCATCACGGATATCCATATCACGGATAAAGAATCGCCTTCCCAGTTGATCTATATGCAACAGCTGAATTCATGTGGTTTCGAAGCCGGTGTCACGTCAGTTTATTCGCCTGTCATGATGTACACACCCCATGTGCTGGATGCAGCGATCCAGACGGTAAACGCCCTGCATAAAAAAGATCCCGTCGACTTCGGCATCTCTTTGGGGGATACCTGCAACAGCACCCAGTACAACGAGTTAAGGTGGTATATCGATGTCCTTGACGGCAAGGTGATCCAACCCAGTTCCGGTGCGCATGCGGGCGCCGATGATATCGATTATCAGAAACCTTTCAAAGCCGCCGGGCTTGACCCGTCGATTCCCTGGTATCAAACCATCGGCAATCACGATCATTTCTGGCTTGGCTCCATCCCGCCGGACGGCAGATACGGCGATGACCCGAAATTGCGGGAATCCTGCATCAGCGACCAGGTCATTGCCATGTCAAATACAGTCTGCCGCGCCAACGACATATACAGCCATAAAAACCCTGAAGAGACCCTTTACTATATGGGCGTCCTTGACGGCACGACCCCGAACGGTAAGATCATAAAATATGGTCCGGTTGACAACTTCAGCACGCCCCCCGAAATTGTTGCCGACCCGGACCGCTATTCACTGACCAAGACCCAGTGGATTGAGGCGTTTTTTAACACCTCGACCAAACCCGTTGGCCATGGCTTTGACCGGGTGCCTCCGGGACAGGAGCCCGGCTTTGCCTGTTACAGTTTTATACCAAAAGCGGAAATACCCATTAAAGTGATTGTCCTGGATAACACCCAGAGGGAAGACGACCAATCCACGGCCATCCACGGGCATGGTTTCCTTGATAAAGCCCGCTGGCAATGGCTTAAAGAAGAGCTTGCGGACGGAGATGATCAGGATCAACTCATGATCATTGCGGCGCATATCCCCATTGGCGTTCAAAAAGCAGGAACCTTTATGGAGTGGCTTGATAATTCCGCCAACCCCGATGCGCCGCAAAATGCGGTGGACCTGCCCGAATTACTGGAAGAACTTCACCGCCATCCCAATCTGCTGATGTGGGTCGCCGGTCATCGGCATGTGAATGCCGTTAAGGCATTTGAATCACCTGATCCGGTCCACGCGCCTGAAAATGGTTTCTGGCAGGTGGAAACCTCATCGCTGCGTGATTTTCCCCAGCAGTTACGCATGTTTGATATCAAGCTCAACAGCGACTACACGATTTCCATTTTCACGACCAACGTGGATCCGGCAGCCAAACCAGGCACGCCTGCCTGGACCTCCCGCAAGTATGCGGTGGCAGCCCAGCAGATTGTCAACACCGGGGTGATATATCAAGCGGATCATCAGTCCAACTACCGGGTCGACCCAGCCACTCAAACCGAAGTACGCGTGGATGGCAGAGTTGTAATGGACCCGGGCATTCGGCCGATGCCGACGGGTTCGTATAATGCTGAGCTGCTTAAACAGCTGAGCCCGGCAATGACAGCGAAGATGCAAATGCTGTTTCCCACAATATAG
- a CDS encoding DUF3096 domain-containing protein: MQLDISPQPVVSLLAGILIFIMPKLLNYIVAVYLIIIGVLGLIH; the protein is encoded by the coding sequence ATGCAGTTAGATATCTCACCACAACCCGTAGTTTCTCTTCTCGCCGGCATATTGATTTTTATTATGCCGAAATTATTGAATTATATCGTTGCCGTTTATCTCATTATTATCGGCGTGCTCGGGTTGATCCACTGA
- a CDS encoding NlpC/P60 family protein: MNQFFLLMTAVFLCFSITACSHVPDSRRRAQGQDRTEHACSHAPDSRPLKNNAVSNKETVTDRLYSQYDKWKGVRYKMGGLSKNGVDCSGFVYLTYLELFDKKLPRSTRLQSQIGKEIQTDKRRSGDLVFFKTGWTVRHVGIYLENSSFMHASKKKGVMISRLDDPYWKSKYWKTKRVGF; encoded by the coding sequence TTGAATCAGTTTTTTTTATTGATGACAGCGGTTTTTTTATGTTTTTCAATAACAGCATGCAGCCACGTACCTGATTCCCGGCGAAGAGCGCAAGGCCAAGATCGAACAGAACATGCATGCAGCCACGCACCTGATTCCCGGCCGTTAAAAAACAATGCCGTGTCAAATAAAGAAACCGTAACAGATCGATTGTACTCACAATACGATAAATGGAAAGGTGTCAGATATAAAATGGGCGGGCTGAGTAAAAATGGTGTTGATTGTTCAGGCTTTGTCTATTTAACCTATCTGGAATTATTTGATAAAAAATTGCCTCGTTCCACCAGGTTACAGTCTCAGATCGGTAAAGAAATTCAAACAGACAAACGCCGTTCAGGGGATCTGGTGTTTTTTAAAACCGGTTGGACGGTAAGGCATGTAGGCATTTATTTAGAAAACAGTTCATTTATGCATGCATCCAAGAAAAAAGGGGTTATGATTTCGAGGTTGGATGATCCTTATTGGAAATCAAAATATTGGAAAACAAAACGGGTCGGTTTTTAA
- a CDS encoding RecQ family ATP-dependent DNA helicase, with protein MKIQNPIAFVDTEIDPERGRILDLGGIKEDGNTFHSGSAVGFAEFLKGSRFLCGHNLIRHDLTYIVQAVEIAGIDRADMIDTLFLSPLLFPARPYHALVKDDKLQTQDLSNPLNDAVKARDLFYDEVAAFARADRDLQQIFFFLLHDKPGFQGFFRYLAFYGDDTAGIEDLILKTFHLKICSNADLGKLITEFPVALAFCLSLVHADDRYAITPPWVLKTCPEIESVIYLLRNHPCLTGCDYCGQALNIHRGLKQFFGFDSFRTYGGEPLQEQAVQAAIDGKSLLAVFPTGGGKSLAFQVPALMSGENARGLTIVISPLQSLMKDQVDNLEKVGITDAVTINGLLDPIERANAFERVENGTACLLYLSPESLRSKTIEHVILKRNIVRFVIDEAHCFSAWGQDFRVDYLYIGEFIKAVQEKKQLEDPLPVSCFTATAKPKVIQDIQTYFKDGLHLDLEVFRSRASRTNLQYRVFFRDNPEEKYQTLRDLLDQRECPTIVYVSRTYRAYDLARRLTADGYPAKPYHGKMDTHEKMENQDAFIKGDVRIMVATSAFGMGVDKKDVGMVIHYDISDSLENYVQEAGRAGRDETVTADCFVLFNEEDLGKHFILLNQTRLNVKEIQQVWKAVKDLTRFRSKVSNSALEIARKAGWDDNIAEIETRVKTAIAALENAGYLKRGQNMPRIYANSILTKNAQQAIDRITASDRFEEKQKQQAVRIIKKLFSSKTRQQANDEVAESRVDYISDHLGIVKEEVIRIITLLREEKILADAKDLTAFIKKGEKTNRSLGILKAFAGLETFLLGQMAEHEIVFHIKKLNEQAAENGCADADPAKIKTLINFWAIKHWIHRPHADYAKHTFAAALNEPREVFRQKLEKRHELARFIVERLYEKSRKETAENITAGSVEGESAMGEDLALVEFSVLELKAAYETHGSLFRQETSAEEVEDALFYLSRIGAIRIEGGFLVVYNRLTLERLEMDNRRRYRIEDYKQLGEFYENKVAQIHIVGEYARKMIRDYKAALQFVEDYFQLNFASFLRRYFKGSRGDEIKRNITPAKFRQLFGTLSPAQLQIINDNKSQHMVVAAGPGSGKTRVLVHKLASLLLMEDVKHEQLLMVTFSRAAATEFKKRLIALIGNAAGFIEIKTFHSYCFDLLGRIGTLEKSGGIIRKTIAKIRNGEVEPARIAKAVLVIDEAQDMDADEYALIRVLADQNPDMRIIAVGDDDQNIYEFRGASSKYLEQFIADKNAVMYQLVENFRSRQNLVEFSNQFAAKIRRRLKDTPIVARQAGSGSIRIVRYRSRHLVSSLVQDLVSTRLAGTICVLTHTNEEALQAAGLLLKNRMPAKLVQTNEGFNLYNLSEIRYFLDQLHLKDDTFIIDVQVWEAARRKLENDYRNSAKLDICLNMIKGFEAASPQKKYRSDLEVFIRESRLEDFSDAPGDVVLVSTMHKAKGREFDHVFILLDNFDLSTDEKKRLVYVAMTRAKQNLTIHLNAPFLDDLPVQGMARIDNHEQQFPPDQLVMQLGHKDIWLDYFRGRQREISHLKSGDGLIVRDNRCLDKKGVPIVTFSRSFSNRLEKLCRAGYAPARAAVNYIVYWQKEDSEKEIRIVLPELFLEKKTGC; from the coding sequence AGGGATTTACAGCAGATCTTTTTTTTTCTTCTGCATGACAAGCCCGGATTTCAGGGATTTTTCAGGTATCTGGCGTTTTATGGAGATGACACCGCCGGCATTGAAGATCTGATCCTGAAAACATTTCATTTAAAGATCTGCAGTAATGCGGACCTGGGAAAACTGATCACGGAATTTCCCGTGGCCCTGGCCTTTTGCCTGTCCCTGGTTCATGCAGATGACCGGTATGCCATCACCCCGCCCTGGGTGTTGAAAACCTGTCCTGAAATCGAGTCAGTGATCTATCTGTTAAGGAATCATCCCTGCCTGACCGGGTGTGACTACTGCGGCCAGGCCCTGAATATCCACCGGGGCCTGAAACAATTTTTCGGGTTTGATTCCTTCCGGACCTATGGCGGAGAACCCCTTCAGGAACAGGCGGTTCAGGCCGCGATCGACGGGAAATCCCTGCTTGCGGTTTTTCCCACCGGGGGTGGCAAATCCCTGGCATTCCAGGTGCCGGCCCTCATGAGCGGAGAAAACGCCCGGGGACTGACCATTGTCATTTCTCCCTTGCAGTCGTTGATGAAAGACCAGGTGGACAACCTGGAAAAGGTGGGGATTACCGATGCCGTCACCATCAACGGTCTGCTGGATCCCATCGAGCGGGCCAACGCGTTTGAGCGGGTGGAAAACGGCACGGCCTGCCTTCTTTATCTGTCTCCGGAATCGCTGCGGTCGAAAACCATTGAACACGTGATCCTGAAAAGAAATATCGTCCGTTTCGTGATTGACGAAGCCCACTGTTTTTCTGCCTGGGGCCAGGACTTCCGGGTGGATTATCTGTATATCGGTGAGTTCATCAAAGCAGTCCAGGAAAAAAAGCAACTGGAGGACCCGCTCCCTGTGTCCTGTTTTACGGCAACAGCCAAGCCAAAGGTGATCCAGGATATCCAGACCTATTTCAAAGACGGCCTGCACCTGGATCTGGAAGTGTTCCGATCCCGTGCGTCCAGAACCAATTTGCAGTACAGGGTGTTTTTCAGGGACAATCCAGAGGAGAAATACCAGACCCTCAGGGATCTGCTGGATCAAAGGGAATGCCCCACCATTGTGTATGTGTCAAGAACCTACCGGGCCTATGACCTGGCACGGCGGCTGACGGCGGACGGATACCCTGCAAAACCCTATCACGGCAAAATGGACACCCATGAGAAAATGGAAAACCAGGATGCCTTCATCAAAGGGGATGTAAGGATCATGGTGGCCACCTCCGCATTCGGTATGGGCGTGGATAAAAAAGATGTCGGCATGGTGATTCATTACGACATCTCGGATTCCCTGGAAAACTATGTCCAGGAAGCCGGCCGGGCCGGCAGGGATGAAACGGTCACGGCAGACTGTTTTGTCCTGTTCAATGAAGAGGATCTTGGCAAGCATTTTATTCTTTTGAATCAGACCCGGCTCAATGTCAAAGAGATTCAGCAGGTCTGGAAAGCAGTCAAGGATTTGACCCGGTTCCGGTCCAAAGTCTCCAATTCCGCCCTGGAAATTGCCAGAAAAGCCGGGTGGGATGATAACATCGCTGAAATCGAAACACGGGTCAAGACCGCCATCGCAGCCCTGGAAAATGCGGGATACCTGAAGCGGGGCCAGAACATGCCCCGGATATATGCCAACAGTATCCTGACCAAAAACGCCCAGCAGGCCATTGACCGGATCACGGCCTCGGACCGGTTTGAGGAAAAACAGAAGCAGCAGGCAGTTCGGATCATCAAGAAGCTGTTTTCAAGCAAAACCAGACAACAGGCCAACGATGAGGTGGCGGAATCCAGAGTGGATTACATCAGTGACCATCTGGGCATCGTCAAAGAAGAGGTCATCCGTATCATCACCCTGCTCAGAGAAGAAAAAATACTGGCAGATGCCAAAGATCTGACGGCATTTATCAAAAAAGGGGAAAAAACCAACCGGTCCCTGGGCATTCTAAAGGCCTTTGCAGGGCTTGAAACCTTTCTACTGGGGCAAATGGCCGAGCACGAAATCGTTTTTCATATCAAAAAACTCAATGAACAGGCAGCGGAAAACGGGTGTGCCGATGCCGATCCCGCCAAAATTAAAACCCTCATCAATTTCTGGGCCATCAAACACTGGATACACAGACCCCATGCGGATTATGCAAAACACACCTTTGCCGCGGCCCTGAACGAGCCCCGGGAGGTGTTCCGGCAAAAACTGGAAAAACGGCATGAACTGGCCCGGTTCATTGTGGAACGGCTGTATGAAAAAAGCAGAAAAGAGACTGCTGAAAATATCACGGCAGGGTCTGTTGAGGGTGAATCCGCCATGGGAGAGGACCTGGCGCTGGTTGAATTTTCTGTGCTGGAGTTAAAGGCGGCGTATGAAACCCATGGATCTTTGTTCCGGCAGGAAACCTCGGCGGAGGAAGTGGAAGATGCCCTGTTTTATCTGTCCAGGATCGGTGCGATACGGATCGAAGGCGGATTTCTGGTGGTCTATAACCGGCTGACCCTTGAACGGCTGGAAATGGACAACAGAAGACGTTACAGAATCGAGGACTATAAGCAGCTGGGAGAGTTTTACGAGAACAAGGTGGCCCAGATCCACATCGTGGGCGAGTATGCCAGAAAAATGATCCGGGATTACAAGGCGGCCCTGCAGTTTGTGGAAGATTATTTTCAGTTGAATTTTGCGTCGTTTCTCCGCCGGTATTTCAAGGGCAGCCGGGGAGATGAGATCAAAAGAAATATCACGCCCGCCAAATTCAGGCAGCTTTTCGGGACCCTGTCTCCGGCCCAGTTACAGATCATCAACGATAACAAATCGCAGCACATGGTGGTGGCGGCAGGACCGGGAAGCGGCAAGACACGGGTCCTGGTGCACAAGCTGGCATCCCTTCTGTTAATGGAGGACGTCAAACATGAGCAGCTGCTCATGGTGACCTTTTCAAGAGCTGCGGCCACGGAATTCAAGAAACGGCTCATTGCACTGATCGGCAATGCCGCCGGGTTTATCGAGATCAAGACCTTTCATTCCTATTGTTTTGACCTGCTCGGCAGAATCGGCACCCTTGAAAAATCGGGCGGGATTATCCGGAAAACCATTGCCAAAATCAGGAACGGCGAGGTGGAGCCTGCCCGGATCGCCAAAGCCGTTTTGGTGATCGACGAAGCCCAGGATATGGACGCGGATGAATACGCGTTGATCCGTGTTCTGGCGGATCAGAATCCGGACATGCGGATCATTGCCGTGGGAGATGACGACCAGAATATTTATGAGTTCAGAGGCGCCAGCTCCAAATATCTGGAACAGTTCATTGCCGATAAGAACGCAGTCATGTATCAGCTTGTGGAAAATTTCCGGAGCAGACAGAATCTGGTTGAATTTTCAAACCAGTTTGCTGCAAAGATCCGCCGCCGGTTGAAAGACACCCCTATTGTCGCCCGGCAGGCCGGCTCCGGAAGCATCAGAATCGTCCGCTATCGCAGCCGTCATCTGGTTTCTTCCCTGGTTCAGGACCTTGTTTCCACACGGCTTGCCGGGACCATCTGCGTGTTGACCCACACCAATGAAGAAGCCCTGCAGGCAGCCGGCCTTCTGCTGAAAAACCGGATGCCGGCAAAGCTGGTCCAGACCAATGAGGGGTTCAATCTGTACAATCTGTCGGAAATCAGATATTTTCTGGACCAGCTCCATCTGAAAGACGATACGTTTATCATAGATGTTCAGGTATGGGAAGCGGCCAGGCGAAAATTGGAGAATGATTACAGAAACAGCGCGAAACTGGATATCTGCCTGAACATGATCAAGGGGTTTGAGGCGGCCAGTCCGCAGAAAAAATACCGGTCCGATCTGGAGGTGTTTATCCGGGAATCCAGACTGGAGGATTTTTCAGACGCCCCCGGGGATGTCGTTCTTGTATCCACCATGCACAAAGCCAAAGGAAGAGAGTTTGATCATGTGTTTATCCTGCTGGACAATTTCGATCTGAGCACTGATGAAAAGAAACGCCTGGTGTATGTGGCCATGACCCGGGCGAAACAGAATCTGACCATCCATCTGAACGCCCCTTTTCTGGATGATCTGCCGGTTCAGGGAATGGCGCGGATCGACAATCATGAACAACAGTTTCCTCCGGATCAGCTGGTCATGCAGTTGGGCCACAAAGATATCTGGCTGGATTATTTTCGTGGCCGGCAACGTGAAATTTCACACCTGAAAAGCGGGGATGGATTAATCGTGCGTGACAACCGCTGCCTGGACAAAAAAGGGGTGCCCATCGTCACATTTTCCAGATCGTTTTCAAACCGACTGGAAAAACTTTGCCGGGCCGGGTATGCGCCTGCCCGGGCCGCTGTGAATTATATCGTCTACTGGCAGAAAGAAGATTCAGAAAAGGAAATCAGAATTGTCCTGCCTGAACTGTTTTTGGAAAAGAAGACCGGATGCTGA